The Malus domestica chromosome 06, GDT2T_hap1 genome has a segment encoding these proteins:
- the LOC114825455 gene encoding uncharacterized protein, with translation MGDRRRRSRALEMAQYQARLDIEDSKLINAEAELVNSFMQYEHHGESSHRGSVTGRSFVQRDREECHDQMMKDYFIEWPRFPAHDFQRQFRMRRELFEGILNAVVNHDHYFARKIDVVGRQSLSPHQKLTSAFRMLANGCSADSTNEYCRLAESTAIENLKRFCQAIQAIYGATYLRKPTREDLKRLLRKADKRGFPSMIGSLDCMHWELG, from the coding sequence atgggTGATAGAAGAAGGCGTAGCAGGGCATTGGAGATGGCACAATACCAAGCAAGGCTTGACATTGAGGATTCAAAACTGATTAATGCCGAAGCTGAACTTGTAAACTCGTTTATGCAATATGAGCACCATGGCGAATCTAGCCATCGTGGTTCTGTCACGGGACGTTCATTCGTGCAGCGTGATAGAGAAGAGTGTCATGACCAAATGATGAAAGATTATTTCATTGAGTGGCCGAGATTTCCTGCTCATGATTTTCAGAGGCAGTTTCGGATGAGGAGAGAGCTTTTTGAAGGCATCTTGAACGCAGTTGTCAATCATGACCACTACTTTGCAAGGAAGATAGATGTCGTAGGCCGACAAAGTCTATCACCTCATCAAAAGCTCACATCTGCATTTCGAATGCTAGCTAATGGGTGCTCTGCTGACTCAACTAACGAATATTGCCGACTTGCGGAGAGTACTGCTATTGAGAACCTGAAGCGCTTCTGTCAAGCAATTCAAGCCATTTATGGCGCCACATACCTCCGCAAGCCAACTCGTGAAGACTTGAAAAGGCTTCTACGTAAGGCAGACAAAAGAGGCTTCCCTAGCATGATAGGAAGTCTTGATTGTATGCATTGGGAGTTGGGCTAG